In Brevibacillus brevis, a genomic segment contains:
- a CDS encoding NADH-quinone oxidoreductase subunit C, whose product MSDEKKKPTPEEKAKAAAEARAKAEALRKLREQESAGAAEAEKQPAAQWGPASAQDEPAHEASAQAEPAPSKPVSEMTPEEKKAAKAAAAAEALAKAKAAKEAKEASAQAETASAPSKPVSEMTPEEKKAAKAAAAAEALAKAKAAKEAKEAAAQAETASAPSKPVSEMTPEEKKAAKAAAAAEALAKAKAAKEAKEAAAQGSETGGADADAKAKAAAAAKAKAAAAAAAKAKAAREAGGAGAETGDAGGDDAKAKAAAAAKAKAAAAAAAKAKAAGTADGDGAAEAAPKAPSKNQPFLDKYVARLNEAFGPEILEAAYINELAKEVPTLVVKTDRWHDVARYLKEDEQLGFDYLSDLHGVDYEDRMEVYYHFYSYKNRQSVAVKVKTSRENATVPSVVDIWQGANWNERETFDLLGIHFPGHRDLRRILLPDDWVGYPLRKDYVQYDEEV is encoded by the coding sequence ATGAGCGACGAGAAAAAGAAGCCAACGCCGGAGGAAAAGGCGAAGGCGGCAGCCGAGGCCCGCGCCAAGGCCGAAGCTTTGCGAAAATTAAGAGAACAGGAGAGCGCGGGAGCTGCCGAGGCAGAAAAGCAGCCGGCTGCCCAGTGGGGGCCAGCTTCTGCTCAGGATGAACCGGCTCATGAAGCGTCTGCCCAGGCCGAACCAGCCCCGTCGAAGCCGGTGTCGGAAATGACGCCGGAGGAAAAGAAGGCAGCAAAAGCTGCTGCAGCGGCGGAAGCACTGGCGAAGGCTAAGGCCGCGAAGGAAGCCAAGGAAGCGTCTGCCCAGGCCGAAACGGCTTCAGCCCCGTCGAAGCCGGTGTCGGAAATGACGCCGGAGGAAAAGAAAGCGGCAAAAGCTGCTGCAGCGGCGGAGGCACTGGCGAAGGCCAAGGCCGCGAAGGAAGCCAAGGAAGCGGCTGCCCAGGCCGAAACGGCATCAGCCCCGTCGAAGCCGGTGTCGGAAATGACGCCGGAGGAAAAGAAAGCGGCAAAAGCTGCTGCAGCGGCGGAGGCACTGGCGAAGGCCAAGGCCGCGAAGGAAGCCAAGGAAGCGGCTGCCCAGGGCTCTGAAACGGGCGGTGCGGATGCCGATGCCAAGGCGAAGGCAGCTGCGGCGGCCAAAGCAAAAGCGGCAGCAGCCGCAGCAGCGAAGGCAAAGGCGGCTCGCGAAGCAGGCGGAGCCGGTGCTGAGACAGGAGATGCAGGGGGAGACGATGCGAAAGCGAAAGCAGCTGCCGCAGCCAAAGCCAAGGCGGCCGCAGCAGCCGCTGCGAAAGCGAAAGCGGCAGGGACAGCGGATGGCGACGGAGCTGCCGAAGCTGCCCCCAAGGCTCCTTCCAAAAACCAGCCCTTCCTCGACAAGTACGTCGCCCGTCTGAACGAAGCATTCGGGCCGGAGATCCTTGAAGCAGCCTACATCAACGAGCTGGCGAAGGAAGTACCGACCCTCGTGGTCAAAACCGACCGCTGGCACGATGTGGCTCGTTACTTGAAAGAAGACGAGCAGCTGGGCTTTGACTATTTGTCCGACCTGCACGGAGTCGATTACGAAGATCGCATGGAGGTCTATTACCATTTTTACTCCTACAAAAATCGGCAAAGCGTGGCAGTAAAGGTCAAGACGAGCCGGGAGAATGCGACAGTCCCATCCGTCGTGGACATCTGGCAGGGGGCGAACTGGAACGAGCGGGAGACATTCGACCTTCTCGGCATTCATTTCCCGGGACATAGAGATTTGCGTCGAATTTTGCTTCCCGATGACTGGGTGGGCTATCCGTTGCGAAAAGATTACGTGCAATACGACGAGGAGGTTTAA
- a CDS encoding NADH-quinone oxidoreductase subunit B family protein, whose protein sequence is MELDLTSIAPELQEELDRNVMFTTLETVKGWVRSNSLWPLTFGLACCAIEMMGSGGARYDLDRFGVIFRASPRQSDVMIVAGTVTKKMAPLLRRLYDQMPEPKWVIAMGSCATAGGPYVRSYSVVKGVDQIVPVDVYIPGCPPNPAALIYGINKLQEKIRYEAKTGKRVTSQ, encoded by the coding sequence ATGGAACTAGACCTGACAAGCATTGCGCCTGAATTGCAAGAGGAGCTGGATCGAAACGTCATGTTCACGACGTTGGAGACGGTAAAGGGATGGGTTCGCAGCAACTCCCTCTGGCCGCTTACTTTCGGCCTCGCCTGTTGTGCGATCGAAATGATGGGATCAGGTGGAGCACGCTACGACCTCGACCGTTTTGGAGTGATTTTCCGTGCTTCCCCGAGACAATCCGATGTGATGATCGTGGCGGGCACGGTTACGAAAAAGATGGCGCCGCTGCTCCGCAGGCTGTACGACCAAATGCCGGAGCCGAAATGGGTCATCGCGATGGGCTCCTGTGCGACTGCGGGCGGACCATATGTGCGTTCGTACAGCGTAGTGAAAGGCGTAGACCAAATCGTTCCGGTAGACGTGTACATCCCGGGCTGCCCGCCAAATCCAGCTGCATTGATATACGGAATCAACAAGCTGCAAGAAAAGATTCGCTATGAGGCGAAGACTGGGAAGCGGGTGACCAGTCAATGA
- a CDS encoding NADH-quinone oxidoreductase subunit A: MNDIYTNNYVIVAIFLILGVLLPVATVSFVGPLLRPKKPTREKQTTYESGNIPVGDSWVRFNVKYYIFALMFVIFDVETLFLYPWAVAYNKLGLFALVEMVIFISLLVVGLIYAWRKKVLEWN; encoded by the coding sequence GTGAATGACATCTATACCAACAATTATGTCATTGTCGCCATCTTTTTGATCCTTGGTGTGTTATTGCCCGTGGCTACTGTGAGCTTCGTCGGTCCGCTGCTACGTCCCAAGAAACCGACGCGAGAGAAGCAAACCACTTATGAAAGCGGTAACATTCCGGTCGGTGACAGTTGGGTACGCTTCAATGTGAAGTATTACATCTTTGCGCTCATGTTTGTGATTTTCGATGTAGAAACGCTCTTTCTGTACCCGTGGGCCGTCGCCTACAACAAGCTGGGTCTGTTTGCGTTAGTGGAGATGGTCATCTTTATATCCTTGCTGGTAGTGGGATTGATCTACGCGTGGAGAAAGAAGGTGCTGGAATGGAACTAG
- a CDS encoding DUF6042 family protein codes for MQTIRDIRHNNEGVVIPSSYAANGWSSVLSHEMNVLFQALCYVVTKHETKAEMEKALDDFNALKGTFATPTPEQFKSEEDFKGYVNSLNRFKAFLGRSNYEYPANREEAIELFSKWGLLIDKGDVWDVPVYPFPDAADLFKLTDAESLALAHIKLEALVHPVFSRLVMMLHEQEENTFHLSKGELKSMLNTNDEMLTEVLIKLTPYLEEAVENILEIPEDEKMTFTVVWERVYEDFLGEQFSQNVQ; via the coding sequence ATGCAAACCATTCGCGATATCCGCCACAACAACGAAGGCGTAGTGATTCCCAGCAGCTATGCGGCCAACGGTTGGTCCAGCGTGCTGTCTCATGAAATGAACGTATTGTTCCAAGCGCTCTGCTATGTCGTTACGAAGCATGAAACCAAAGCGGAAATGGAAAAGGCCTTGGATGATTTCAATGCATTGAAGGGTACCTTTGCTACGCCGACACCAGAGCAATTCAAATCCGAAGAGGACTTCAAAGGCTACGTGAACTCGCTGAACCGTTTCAAAGCGTTCCTGGGCCGTTCCAATTACGAATATCCAGCTAACCGCGAAGAGGCGATCGAGCTGTTCAGCAAATGGGGACTGCTTATCGACAAAGGCGATGTGTGGGATGTTCCGGTGTACCCGTTCCCGGACGCCGCAGACCTGTTCAAGCTGACCGATGCGGAATCGCTGGCGCTTGCACACATCAAGCTGGAAGCGCTGGTTCACCCGGTCTTCAGCCGTCTGGTCATGATGCTGCATGAACAAGAAGAAAACACGTTCCACCTCTCCAAGGGTGAGCTGAAGAGCATGCTGAATACCAACGACGAGATGCTCACGGAAGTATTGATCAAGCTGACCCCTTATCTGGAGGAAGCCGTCGAGAACATCCTGGAGATTCCGGAAGACGAAAAGATGACCTTTACGGTCGTATGGGAGCGCGTATACGAGGACTTCCTCGGCGAGCAATTCTCCCAAAACGTACAGTAA
- a CDS encoding F0F1 ATP synthase subunit epsilon — MSKMTVEVVTPERVVYSGQAEMVIARGVVGDLGILPNHMPLVSPLKTAPVRIKTEGEKEVRMAVSGGFMEVRGDKVTILAETAELPGDIDVERAQAAKARAEKRLAEKYPDLDFQRAERALQRAMARLDVTK; from the coding sequence GTGAGCAAGATGACAGTTGAAGTCGTAACTCCTGAACGGGTTGTCTACAGCGGTCAAGCCGAAATGGTCATTGCCCGCGGTGTAGTTGGGGATCTCGGTATTTTGCCGAATCACATGCCGTTGGTGAGCCCGCTGAAAACAGCGCCAGTTCGGATCAAGACAGAAGGCGAAAAAGAAGTACGGATGGCGGTAAGCGGCGGCTTCATGGAAGTGCGCGGCGATAAAGTCACGATCCTTGCTGAAACGGCTGAATTGCCGGGAGACATCGACGTCGAACGTGCACAGGCTGCGAAAGCTCGCGCCGAGAAGCGTTTGGCCGAGAAGTATCCCGACCTCGATTTCCAGCGTGCCGAGCGTGCACTGCAACGTGCGATGGCTCGCCTCGATGTGACGAAGTAA
- the atpD gene encoding F0F1 ATP synthase subunit beta has translation MANGRVVQVMGPVVDIEFDRGHLPAIYNAIKIQHKAQSAGERDIDLTVEVATHLGDNLVRTVAMSSTDGLVRGMEAVDTGAAISVPVGAVTLGRVFNVLGEPIDLQELGQVDRRDPIHRKAPEFVEQATTVEILETGIKVIDLLAPYIKGGKIGLFGGAGVGKTVTIQELINNIAQEHGGISVFAGVGERTREGNDLYHEMKDAGVLPKTAMVFGQMNEPPGARLRVALTGLTMAEYFRDEEGRDVLLFIDNIFRFTQAGSEVSALLGRMPSAVGYQPTLATEMGQLQERITSTKKGSVTSIQAIYVPADDYTDPAPATTFAHLDATTNLERSIAELGIFPAVDPLASTSRALSPDVVGQEHYDVARGVQKILQRYKELQDIIAILGMDELSDEDKQVVGRARRIQRFLSQSFHVAEQFTGNPGQYVPLKETVRSFKEILEGKHDNLPEGAFLYVGTIEEAVEKAKKMMA, from the coding sequence ATGGCGAATGGACGCGTGGTTCAGGTAATGGGTCCGGTTGTTGACATCGAGTTCGATCGTGGACACCTGCCTGCCATTTACAATGCGATCAAAATTCAACATAAAGCACAAAGCGCGGGCGAGCGCGACATCGATTTGACTGTCGAGGTTGCGACTCACCTGGGTGACAACCTGGTTCGTACCGTAGCGATGTCTTCCACCGACGGTTTGGTTCGTGGCATGGAAGCTGTCGACACCGGTGCAGCTATTTCCGTTCCGGTGGGTGCCGTAACCCTTGGACGCGTATTCAACGTACTGGGCGAGCCGATCGACTTGCAAGAGCTGGGTCAAGTAGATCGTCGCGACCCGATTCACCGCAAAGCTCCTGAGTTCGTAGAGCAAGCGACTACTGTTGAGATCCTTGAGACAGGAATCAAGGTTATTGACCTCTTGGCTCCTTACATCAAGGGTGGTAAGATCGGTCTGTTCGGTGGTGCGGGTGTAGGTAAAACCGTTACCATTCAAGAGCTGATCAACAACATCGCACAAGAGCACGGCGGTATTTCCGTATTCGCTGGTGTAGGGGAGCGTACCCGTGAAGGTAACGACCTGTACCACGAGATGAAAGACGCAGGCGTATTGCCGAAAACCGCGATGGTATTCGGACAAATGAACGAACCGCCTGGCGCGCGTCTGCGCGTAGCTCTGACCGGTCTGACTATGGCGGAATACTTCCGTGATGAAGAAGGCCGCGACGTGCTTCTGTTTATCGACAACATCTTCCGCTTTACCCAAGCAGGTTCCGAAGTATCCGCTCTCTTGGGCCGCATGCCGTCCGCGGTAGGTTACCAGCCGACACTGGCTACCGAAATGGGTCAGCTGCAAGAGCGCATTACTTCCACCAAAAAAGGTTCCGTAACGTCCATTCAGGCGATTTACGTACCTGCGGATGACTACACCGACCCGGCTCCTGCAACTACGTTTGCTCACTTGGACGCTACCACCAACCTGGAGCGTTCCATCGCCGAGTTGGGTATCTTCCCTGCGGTAGACCCGCTTGCGTCCACTTCCCGTGCCCTGTCTCCGGACGTCGTAGGCCAAGAACACTACGATGTAGCGCGTGGCGTGCAAAAAATCCTGCAGCGTTACAAAGAACTGCAAGATATCATCGCAATCTTGGGTATGGACGAACTGAGCGACGAGGACAAGCAAGTAGTTGGACGCGCACGCCGCATTCAACGTTTCCTGTCCCAGTCCTTCCACGTTGCTGAGCAGTTCACCGGTAACCCAGGCCAATACGTTCCGCTGAAAGAAACGGTTCGCAGCTTCAAGGAAATCCTGGAAGGCAAGCACGACAATCTGCCTGAGGGTGCGTTCCTGTACGTGGGAACCATCGAAGAAGCCGTTGAGAAAGCGAAAAAAATGATGGCGTAA
- the atpG gene encoding ATP synthase F1 subunit gamma, with protein MAKGIREIRSRIKSTKNTRQITKAMKMVAAAKLRRNQEKAEAARPYADKIQEVISSIASGTTGSKHPMLQSRPVKKTGYIVITSDRGLAGGYNANILRAVTGTVAEKHKSKDEYGIFVIGRKGRDFFQKRNYPVLEEVTGLPTSPAFGDIKKIAAAAVQMFADEQIDELYLCYNKFQSAISQIPTVKRLLPLEAPESTGERKLNYEYEPSSEEVLANLLPKYAETLVYSALLEAKASEEGSRMTAMGNATDNATDMINRYTLQYNRARQAAITQEISEIVAGANAQA; from the coding sequence GTGGCTAAAGGAATACGTGAGATCAGAAGCAGAATCAAAAGTACGAAAAATACGCGCCAAATCACGAAAGCGATGAAAATGGTGGCGGCTGCAAAGCTTCGCCGCAACCAGGAGAAAGCGGAGGCGGCACGTCCGTACGCTGACAAGATCCAGGAGGTCATTTCCAGCATTGCGAGCGGAACGACCGGTTCCAAGCATCCGATGCTGCAATCCCGTCCTGTGAAAAAGACCGGCTACATTGTCATCACGTCTGACCGCGGCCTCGCAGGGGGCTACAACGCCAACATCCTGCGTGCCGTGACAGGGACCGTCGCTGAAAAGCACAAGTCCAAGGACGAGTACGGCATTTTCGTTATTGGCCGCAAAGGTCGCGACTTTTTCCAAAAGCGCAATTATCCGGTGCTCGAAGAAGTGACGGGTCTGCCGACCAGCCCGGCCTTTGGCGACATCAAGAAAATTGCAGCGGCGGCCGTTCAAATGTTCGCAGATGAGCAAATTGACGAGCTGTACCTGTGCTACAACAAGTTCCAGAGTGCAATTTCGCAGATACCGACCGTAAAACGTTTGCTGCCGTTGGAAGCTCCCGAGAGCACAGGCGAGCGCAAACTGAATTACGAATATGAGCCGTCCTCGGAAGAAGTACTGGCCAACCTGCTGCCGAAATACGCGGAGACGCTGGTGTACAGCGCGCTTCTCGAAGCGAAGGCTTCTGAAGAAGGTTCCCGTATGACTGCAATGGGCAATGCGACGGACAACGCGACCGACATGATCAACCGCTACACGTTGCAGTACAACCGTGCCCGTCAGGCAGCCATTACGCAAGAGATTTCCGAGATCGTCGCAGGTGCAAACGCACAGGCGTAA
- the atpA gene encoding F0F1 ATP synthase subunit alpha encodes MSAIRPEEISSLIKERIANFKSEIEVVDVGTVIQVGDGIARVHGLEKAMQGELLEFQNGVMGMVLNLEEDNVGVVIMGPFRDIKEGDTVKRTGRVMEVPVGDALLGRVVNPLGQPLDGQGPIANDGYRPVESPAPGVMARKSVHEPLQTGIKAIDAMIPVGRGQRELIIGDRQTGKTAVALDTIINQKGQNMICIYVAIGQKQSTVANIVETLRKAGALEYTIIVSATASDPAPMLYLAPYTGVTMAEYFMYKGQHVLCVYDDLSKQAAAYREMSLLLRRPPGREAYPGDVFYLHSRLLERAAKLSDELGAGSITALPFIETQAGDISAYIPTNVISITDGQIFLETDLFNAGQRPAVNTGLSVSRVGGSAQIKAMKKVAGPLKLELAQYRELAAFAQFGSDLDKATQARLIRGERLMEIMKQGQFDPMPVEKQVASIYTATRGFLDDIPVGDVGRFEKELLSYLDSNKPQLLEHIRTTKDLPDEKELNAAIEEFKKGFQVTR; translated from the coding sequence GTGAGTGCAATCAGACCAGAAGAGATTAGCTCCCTCATCAAAGAGCGGATCGCTAACTTTAAATCTGAAATCGAAGTTGTGGATGTAGGAACAGTCATCCAGGTAGGTGACGGTATCGCCCGCGTTCACGGTTTGGAAAAGGCCATGCAAGGGGAGCTCCTCGAGTTCCAAAATGGCGTAATGGGTATGGTACTCAACTTGGAAGAAGACAACGTGGGTGTCGTTATTATGGGACCTTTCCGCGACATTAAGGAAGGCGATACCGTAAAACGTACCGGCCGCGTAATGGAAGTACCAGTAGGGGATGCGCTGCTCGGCCGCGTAGTAAACCCGCTGGGTCAACCGCTTGACGGCCAAGGCCCTATCGCAAATGACGGATACCGTCCGGTAGAGAGCCCAGCTCCAGGCGTAATGGCTCGTAAATCCGTACACGAACCGCTGCAAACGGGTATCAAAGCGATCGACGCGATGATTCCTGTAGGCCGCGGACAGCGCGAGCTGATCATTGGCGACCGTCAAACAGGTAAAACCGCTGTGGCGCTCGACACGATCATCAACCAAAAAGGCCAAAACATGATTTGTATCTACGTGGCAATCGGCCAAAAGCAATCCACTGTTGCCAACATCGTAGAAACCCTGCGCAAAGCAGGCGCTTTGGAGTACACCATCATCGTATCCGCTACGGCTTCCGATCCGGCTCCAATGCTGTACCTGGCTCCGTACACCGGTGTAACCATGGCGGAATACTTCATGTACAAAGGACAGCACGTCCTCTGCGTATACGATGACCTGTCCAAACAGGCAGCCGCATACCGCGAAATGTCCCTGTTGCTCCGTCGTCCTCCAGGCCGCGAAGCTTACCCAGGTGACGTATTCTATCTGCACTCCCGTTTGCTGGAGCGCGCTGCGAAACTGTCCGATGAGCTGGGCGCTGGTTCCATTACCGCTCTGCCGTTCATCGAGACCCAAGCGGGCGACATCTCCGCTTACATTCCAACCAACGTGATCTCCATCACCGACGGTCAGATCTTCCTGGAGACAGACTTGTTCAACGCAGGTCAACGTCCAGCGGTGAATACCGGTCTCTCCGTATCCCGCGTAGGTGGTTCGGCGCAAATCAAGGCGATGAAAAAGGTAGCGGGTCCACTCAAGCTCGAGTTGGCGCAATACCGTGAGCTCGCCGCTTTCGCCCAGTTCGGTTCCGATCTGGACAAAGCGACCCAAGCTCGTCTGATCCGCGGTGAGCGCTTGATGGAAATCATGAAGCAAGGCCAATTCGATCCAATGCCTGTCGAGAAGCAAGTCGCTTCTATCTATACAGCAACAAGAGGTTTCCTGGATGACATTCCAGTTGGCGACGTAGGCCGCTTTGAGAAGGAGCTTTTGTCCTATCTGGATTCCAACAAACCACAATTGTTGGAGCATATCCGCACGACGAAAGACCTCCCGGATGAAAAAGAATTGAACGCAGCGATTGAAGAGTTCAAGAAGGGCTTTCAAGTAACTCGCTAA
- a CDS encoding F0F1 ATP synthase subunit delta, whose product MSSGVGKRYARALFDVASERGKIDQVEADLGAIVQAVEQNADLSKIISHPHIAADAKIKLVDDLFKSHVGEESYNFLIVLIQNGREAQLADIYRSFVKLANDARGIADAIVTSAKPLTSEEQAELAEKFGQTLNKKLRLTAVVDPTILGGIVIKIGDRLYDGSLKTKLETFAHQA is encoded by the coding sequence ATGAGTAGCGGTGTAGGAAAGCGTTATGCTCGCGCTCTCTTCGATGTGGCGAGCGAGCGTGGCAAGATCGATCAGGTGGAAGCAGACCTTGGCGCGATCGTGCAAGCTGTGGAGCAGAATGCCGATCTGAGCAAGATCATCAGCCATCCGCACATTGCTGCTGATGCGAAAATCAAGCTGGTAGACGACCTGTTCAAGAGCCATGTAGGGGAAGAAAGCTACAATTTCCTCATCGTGCTGATCCAAAACGGACGGGAAGCTCAGCTTGCGGATATCTATCGTTCCTTTGTGAAGCTGGCAAACGATGCGCGCGGCATTGCCGATGCCATCGTCACGAGCGCAAAGCCGCTCACTTCCGAAGAACAAGCGGAGTTGGCGGAGAAATTCGGCCAAACCTTGAATAAAAAGCTGCGTTTGACGGCTGTGGTAGATCCTACCATCCTCGGAGGCATCGTGATCAAGATCGGTGACCGCCTGTACGACGGCAGCCTGAAGACCAAGCTGGAAACCTTTGCGCATCAGGCGTAA
- the atpF gene encoding F0F1 ATP synthase subunit B, whose amino-acid sequence MLDFGAVSLEWGTLLTQAIVFLLLLLAVRKFAMGPIVAMMEKRRQHIENQISSAEKNRNEAEALLAEQRRVLDEARAESKAIIDRATKQASDEAGKIVAEAQAATERMKAEASAELAREVEKAKLELRQQMTSLSVLLASKIIEKELDEAAQKSTVDKFLAQVGDRL is encoded by the coding sequence ATGCTCGACTTTGGTGCCGTGTCCCTGGAATGGGGAACGCTGTTAACCCAAGCAATTGTATTCTTGTTGTTGCTTTTGGCAGTTCGTAAATTCGCTATGGGTCCGATCGTGGCCATGATGGAAAAACGCCGTCAGCATATTGAAAATCAAATCTCCTCGGCTGAGAAGAACCGCAATGAAGCGGAAGCACTGCTGGCCGAGCAACGCCGTGTGCTGGACGAAGCACGCGCAGAATCCAAAGCGATCATCGACCGCGCGACGAAGCAAGCGTCTGATGAAGCTGGCAAAATCGTAGCCGAGGCGCAAGCTGCAACCGAGCGCATGAAAGCGGAAGCAAGCGCAGAGCTGGCTCGCGAGGTTGAAAAGGCAAAATTGGAGCTGCGTCAGCAAATGACCAGCCTTTCCGTACTCTTGGCTTCCAAGATCATCGAGAAAGAACTGGACGAAGCAGCGCAGAAATCTACGGTTGACAAATTCCTCGCTCAAGTGGGAGATCGCCTATGA
- the atpE gene encoding F0F1 ATP synthase subunit C has translation MEGLALAIGIVFGLAALGAAIGNSLVISRTIEGVARQPEARGNLMGLMFLGLGLVEAVPIIAVAIGFILFGRM, from the coding sequence ATGGAAGGTTTGGCTCTTGCAATCGGTATCGTATTTGGTCTTGCTGCTCTTGGCGCGGCAATCGGTAACTCCCTGGTAATTTCTCGTACAATTGAAGGCGTAGCTCGCCAACCTGAAGCGCGTGGCAACCTGATGGGTCTCATGTTCCTGGGTCTCGGTCTGGTAGAGGCAGTTCCGATTATCGCTGTTGCGATTGGTTTCATCCTCTTCGGTCGTATGTAA
- the atpB gene encoding F0F1 ATP synthase subunit A, protein MHYSLRFEWLGMVFDISTILMILVTSLVVLFLCIGMTRSLTSATPSGAQNVMEWIVDFVTGITKSYISPKKAAGFVALALTLFLYIFLGNQLGLLLNVNTAHHNAPGHEVSQKFVDMLTVSTNDQMKQQKVAKVEEELNSTDPHAHGVVIGWWKSPTATPSVTFALALIVLLYAHYLGIKKSFGGWLKHTFLNPIHILEEFIIKPLTLPLRLFGNIFAGEVLIAFLLSVGIFGSIPLFIWLGYSVFVGSVQAFIFTTLAMVYISQQVNEDH, encoded by the coding sequence ATGCATTATTCTCTGCGATTTGAATGGTTGGGCATGGTATTTGACATCTCCACTATTCTCATGATTCTGGTAACCTCTCTGGTGGTGCTCTTCCTGTGTATCGGGATGACCCGCAGCCTGACCTCCGCTACTCCTAGCGGCGCGCAAAACGTGATGGAATGGATTGTGGACTTCGTCACCGGTATCACCAAGAGCTACATCTCTCCGAAGAAAGCTGCGGGTTTTGTAGCCTTGGCGCTCACGTTGTTCCTGTACATCTTCCTGGGCAACCAGCTAGGTCTATTGCTCAACGTGAATACGGCTCACCACAACGCTCCTGGCCACGAGGTTAGCCAAAAATTCGTCGACATGCTGACCGTCTCCACCAATGATCAAATGAAGCAGCAAAAGGTGGCGAAGGTCGAAGAAGAGTTGAACTCGACTGATCCGCACGCGCATGGCGTAGTCATTGGTTGGTGGAAATCGCCTACCGCAACGCCGAGCGTGACATTCGCTCTGGCACTCATCGTTCTTCTGTACGCTCATTACCTGGGAATCAAGAAGAGCTTTGGTGGTTGGCTGAAACATACATTCCTGAACCCGATTCACATTCTCGAGGAGTTCATCATCAAACCGCTGACGCTTCCTTTGCGTCTATTCGGTAACATCTTCGCAGGTGAGGTCTTGATTGCCTTCCTGCTGAGTGTAGGAATCTTCGGTAGCATTCCGCTGTTCATCTGGCTGGGCTACTCCGTGTTCGTCGGTTCCGTACAGGCGTTCATTTTCACGACACTTGCGATGGTGTACATCTCGCAACAAGTGAACGAAGATCATTAA
- a CDS encoding ATP synthase subunit I: MQTFSSAMRATFRYAFFSMAAAAILWAVLPSYRLFLQSLLLGMACSLVNGTVLFSKTWRIGQMAVDPNVRPKGTGMLQRLIVAGFAVFLTMRFPHLFGLAGVLIGLFLFQALSFFFVYRSFK, from the coding sequence ATGCAAACGTTTTCTTCGGCAATGCGAGCCACTTTTCGCTATGCCTTTTTCAGTATGGCAGCCGCTGCGATACTCTGGGCGGTGTTGCCATCATATCGCTTGTTTTTGCAGAGCCTCCTGCTCGGGATGGCTTGTAGTCTGGTGAATGGGACTGTCCTCTTCAGCAAAACCTGGCGTATCGGTCAGATGGCTGTAGATCCGAATGTACGGCCTAAAGGGACTGGCATGCTACAACGCCTCATCGTCGCGGGGTTTGCTGTCTTCCTGACGATGCGTTTTCCCCACTTGTTTGGACTTGCTGGCGTATTGATAGGATTGTTTCTTTTTCAGGCTCTCAGCTTTTTTTTCGTGTATCGCTCCTTTAAATAG
- a CDS encoding AtpZ/AtpI family protein, protein MSKIDNPWRAITLVTLIGVDMAICVVAGVYLGKYLDGLFASNPLFLMIGLLAGLGIGVYSVYRIVRGYL, encoded by the coding sequence GTGTCGAAAATCGATAATCCTTGGCGAGCCATCACGCTGGTCACCCTGATTGGTGTCGATATGGCAATTTGTGTCGTTGCAGGGGTATATCTGGGCAAGTACCTGGATGGACTTTTCGCTTCCAATCCGCTTTTTCTGATGATTGGACTGCTCGCAGGATTAGGTATAGGCGTGTACAGCGTCTACCGCATTGTTCGCGGGTACCTCTAG